The Deefgea tanakiae DNA segment GTTAGGCCAAATTTGGGATCGACCTGAAGCCGCGATTTTTGCCATGCCAGAAGGGGATGCCATCATTAATTTGGTGATGCGTTTATACAATCAAATTGCTGATGAATTGGCACAAGATCCGCCAGTTTATGAGCCATTGTTGTACTGGGAAGATGAGTCAATGCAAAATTCGAGCATCGAAGAATGGAGCTTGGGATTCTGCTTTGGCGCCGGTTTGGCCGAAGATGAATGGCAGCCGCTGATTGATGAAGAAGAAGGTCAGTTTATGTTTATGGCGATCATGAGCGGTTCGGACGATGAAATGCGCGAAGATATGGTCAAAGAAGGGATTGATTTAGTTCGTCATGACAATGAAGTCGCTGAGCAAATCCCTGAAATGGTGATTGAAATTCGCGATTTCTTCCGCGAAAACACCGAGTCAGCGCGCAGCAAACATCAATTGCATTAATTTGCCGCATCTTTTGGCAAAATAGTGCAGGAATATGGCTGTGTAAGACAGTCGGAGGCGCCATAAGGGCGCCTCATCAGTTAAAATTGACGGTTTAGTATTTAAAGGGCGGCATCGCCCAGCAAGGAAACTCATGAGTCTCAAGTGCGGTATTGTTGGCTTGCCCAACGTCGGTAAATCTACGCTTTTTAATGCGCTGACTAATTCTGGTATCGAAGCAGCTAACTACCCATTCTGCACCATTGAGCCGAATGTCGGTATCGTTGAAGTGCCAGATCCTCGTTTGGCCGAATTAGCGAAAATTGTCAATCCACAAAAAATTCAATCGGCGATTGTCGAGTTTGTCGATATTGCAGGTCTGGTGGCTGGCGCGAGTAAAGGTGAAGGTTTGGGTAACCAATTCTTGGCCAATATTCGTGAAACCGATGCGATTGTGAATGTGGTACGTTGTTTTGAAAACGACAATATCATTCACGTTGCAGGTCGTGTTGATCCGATCGACGACATCATCGTGATCGGTACTGAATTGGCGCTAGCCGATATGAACACGGTGGAAAAAGCGATTCAACGTGATGGCAAGAAAGCACGTTCGGGTGATAAAGAAGCCTTGGCCTCTATCGCGGTGCTTGAAAAACTACTGCCGCATTTGAACGAAGGCTTGCCAGCGCGTTCACTGAAGCTGAGCGATGAAGAGAAAGCCGCGATTAAACCGCTTTGCTTGTTGACGATTAAGCCAGCGATGTATGTAGCCAACGTCGCTGAAGATGGTTTCGAAAACAATTCTCTGCTCGACAAAGTACGTGCGCACGCAGAAGCCGAAGGCGCGCCCGTTGTTGCGGTTTGCGCATCGATTGAAAGCGAAATTGCAGAACTCGATGAAGCCGATAAAGTTGAATTTTTGGAGTCACTCGGTCAAGACGAGCCAGGCTTGAATCGCTTGATTCGTGCTGGTTATGAGTTGCTCGGTTTACAAACCTACTTCACCGCAGGCGTGAAAGAAGTACGTGCTTGGACCATCCACAAAGGTGATACCGGCCCACAAGCGGCAGGCGTGATTCATACCGACTTTGAGCGCGGTTTTATTCGTGCGCAAACGATCGCGTTTGAAGACTTCATCGCCTACAAGGGTGAGCAGGGCGCAAAAGAAGCTGGCAAAATGCGCGCCGAGGGCAAGGAATACGTCGTTAAAGATGGTGATGTATTGAACTTCTTGTTCAATGTTTAATACTTGTCATTCGTTTGAAATATATTTGTCATAAAATTGGAGCCTTAAATGAGCCGTACTGTTCAATGTGTCAAATTAGGCCGTGAAGCTGAAGGTCTGGATTTTCCGCCTTTGCCGGGTGAATTAGGCAAGAAAGTTTATGATGCAGTTTCAAAAGAAGCATGGGCAGCTTGGGTTAAGCACCAAACGATGTTGATCAATGAAAATCGTTTAAGCCTCGCTGATCCAAGTGCTCGTAAATACTTGCAGCAACAGCTAGAGAATTATTTCTTTGGCTCTGGCGCAGATGCCATCCAAGGCTACGTGCCACAGTAATGTCATTACACAGGCCGCATAATGCGGCCTGTTGCGTCTATTACTCCGTTTAATGACGTTTGTTTTTGGACTCCGAAAATAAACCTCATTCAATTTCATCGATCGCCACCAAAGAGCGCTGCCATGACTTATAAACCTGCCGATAACCAACTCTTACTTAATCGTGAATTGGGCTTGCTCGAATTCAATCGCCGCGTTTTGGCTCAGGCAGAAGACGTACGTAATCCATTGCTAGAGCGCTTGAAGTTCCTCTGCATTGTATCGAGCAATTTGGATGAGTTTTTTGAAGTGCGGATGGCTTGGTTAAAAGAAAACATGCGCCTTAACCCTTCACGCTTATTGCCTGAAGGCATGACGCCGCATCAGGCCTTTGATTTGGTTGCCAAAGAAGCGCATGACTTAGTCGAGCGCCAGTACCGTATCTTGCGTGAAAATGTATTCCCAGCGATGGAAACCGAAGGCATTTATTTCTTCCGCCGCAGCTTGTGGACCGATGCGCAGCGTGCTTGGGTAAAAGACTTCTTTTTCCGCGAATTGATGCCGATTTTGACGCCGATTGGTTTGGATCCTTCACATCCGTTTCCACGCTTATCGAATAAAATTTTGAACTTTATCGTTGAGCTGGAAGGTCGCGATGCATTTGGCCGTAATTCAGGAATTGCGATTGTGCAAGCGCCACGGATCTTGCCGCGCTTTGTCAAAATGCCGGATGAGATCGCGGGCACGCAACACGGATTCGTATTTCTGTCGTCGATTCTGCACGCGCATATTGATGAGTTGTTTGCCGGTATGCATGTGCTTGGTTGCTATCAATTCCGCGTGACGCGTGATTCGGATGTGTCGGTGGATGATGAGGATATCAAAGATCTGCGCGCAGCGATTGAGGGCGAATTGTCGCAACGGCCTTATGGCGATGCGGTGCGTTTAGAGTTGGCGGATAATTGCCCGCGTCACTTGCAAGACTTCTTGTCGGAGCAATTTGGGCTACATGCAGACGATATTTACCGCGTGAATGGGCCGGTTAATATGGTCCGTTTGATGCAAGTACCGGATCAGGTTGATCGTCCTGATTTGAAGTTTTTACCATTTATGCCCGGCATTCCACCGGAACTGCGCAAACAAGCCGATTTCTTTGCGGCAATCCGCCATGGCGATATTTTACTTCACCATCCTTACCAAAGCTTCACACCCGTGGTGGATTTGCTGCAGCAAGCGGCGCGTGATCCGCATGTGGTGGCATTAAAGATGACGATTTACCGTACTGGCGCTGAGTCGGTCTTGATGGATGCTCTGCAAGAAGCCGCTGCACGCGGTAAGGAAGTCACGGTTGTCGTTGAGTTAATGGCGCGCTTTGATGAAGAAGCCAATATCAACTGGGCGGCCAAACTCGAGCGCGCAGGCGCGCATGTGGTGTACGGCGTGTATGGATATAAAACACACGCGAAAATGCTGTTGATTGTGCGCCGTGAAGAGGGCCAGCTTAAGCGCTATGCCCACGTCGGCACCGGCAATTACCATCCACGAACTGCCAAGTTGTACACTGATTTTGGTTTGTTGACTGCCAATAGTGAAATCACCAGTGACGTGAATGATGTGTTTATGCAGCTCACGGGTTTGGGCCTGGCGGGCGATCATCATCAATTGTGGCAAGCGCCATTTACTTTGCACAGCAAGTTTATCTCTGCGATTGATCGTGAGATTGAACATGCCAAGGCAGGTAAAAAAGCGGTCATTATCGCCAAGATGAATTCGCTGCTTGAGCCGTCTATCATTGATAAATTGTATGAAGCTTCGACAGCGGGTGTGACGATTCATTTGATCGTACGTGGCGTATGCGCGTTGCGTCCTGGTATTCCAGGGGTTTCAGAAAACATCCGCGTTCGTTCAATTATCGGTCGTTTCCTTGAGCATCATCGCGTGTTCTACTTCCTTAATGATGGGGAGGAAAATGTTTATCTTTCGAGTGCGGATTGGATGGGGCGTAATTTATTCCGCCGTATTGAAATCGCCTTCCCAATCTTGAATCCAAAAGTTAAGCGTCGCGTAATTCGTGAAAGCTTGCGCCCATTCTTGGTCGATAACACGCAAGCGTGGGAAATGCTGTCTGATGGTCGTTATCGCCGCAAAGTGGCGCGCGGTGACAAAATTCGTTCGGCACAAGGCCAATTACTGGCGGATTTGGCCGCGGGTGAGCGTACGTAATGGATCTGATCCTTTGGCGCCATGCGGATGCCGAGGACGGCGTTGATGATCTAGCTCGGCCTTTGACTCCGAAAGGCATCAAGCAAGCGAAAAAGGTGGCAACTTGGCTGCGTGAGCAATTGAAAGATGCTGCTGAGTATCGCGTGATCGCTAGTGAAGCCGTGCGCAGTCAAGCGACGGCACAGCAGCTACGCGCCGATTTTGAGATCAATGCCAAAATCAATCCAGGCTGCCATAACGCTTGCTACCTCGAAGTCGCGCGATGGCCACGTGATATCGGTAAGTTCGTGGTGGTGGTTGGGCATCAGCCCAATTTGGGTGAAGTGGCGGCTTTACTTCTCACGGGCAAAGAATTGGAGTGGAATACCCGCAAGGGTGGAATTTGGTGGATCCAACGTAAAGTGATGGATGATGGCCGAGTGAAGTACGTGCTGAAAGCAGCCTTAAGTCCAGATCTGCTTTAATTGGATGACTCAATCGCTATAAAAAAAGGTGGCCAAGGCCACCTTTTTTATAGAGCTCATTTTCATTTAGCCAATGCAATTGCCAAGCTAGCACGATAGTGAAAGTTGGATTCTTCATTACGCTCAAGAAAATCAAGCAAGCCAGCCAATTCCGCATGGGCAATCGCGGTTGCTTTAATGGCAATACTTGCTTCAAAGTAGGTTTGTGCTTTGCCCCAAAGTTCGCGTTGGCTGCAGAGGCGACCCAAAGTGAGCAATAAGCGATGATCATTCGGGTGTAATTTGAGCCACTGTTCTGCTTGTTGCAACTGCTGGGTCAGTGCCTCACCCGTTAGATCAAGCTGACCATACTGCTCAATCAATTCCGCGCTCCACTCGGCATCAATCGCGGCAGCCAAGGTGTCGCGTGCTAAGAGACTCTCACCTTGTTCCTGATATTGGCTGGCAACGCTGGCTGTGAGTTGCGGGTTCAGGCGTTCAGTCTCTGGTAGCTTGCGCGACCAATCTTTTAATTCTCTCGCCGTCATTGGGTGTTGACGAAGCTGCTGTTGATACGCAGCAATGCGAATATGCGCCGCTTGCTCAGCATCCATCGCGTCACTGCGAGTGAGCTGCTCAACTAATTTGAGAACCGCTTCTGGATTACGCTCTTTTTGACGAAGACGCAATTCAATCTTCATGGCCGCAGTGAGTTTTGGCGTAATTTCACGTGCAGCAACAATGGCTTGGCTGGCTTCGTTATAACGACGTTCATCTAAAAATAAATCTGCCATCGACATTAAGGTTGCTAAGTGCTGTTGGCCTAGTCGCGCTTGTAGTTTTTCAAAGTAAGTATTGCGCTTGTCGTAGTCGCGCATGGCATGCGCGGCACGAGCGCCCAAAAGACCGTTGGCGGCAAAAGCATCATCGGCATGCAGCGCTGCAGCAAAGGCTTCGCTCGCTAGGCGCTCAGCACGTTGATAGCGGCCTTCATAAAAAGCAATCCGCGCTTCCCGTTCAAGTTGTACTGATGCGCGCTCTTGCTGGCGAGCTCGATACTGGCGAACCCGTTCCGGTAGACCGCTCAACTCAGCAAACATCCGCAAGGCGAGGTAGAGCAAAATCACACTGGTGATCAATAAAACAATAAAAATATTGAGAGAAATTTCAACACGCCATGGCGGCAAGAATATTAGGGCGTAGCCAGAATTAAACTCAGCAAACAGCGTTAAGCCGACCGCCAGTGCAAATAAGCCAATAAACCAAATCAAGAATTTCACGGTTTAGCCCTCTCTGCCGTTGTGCGTGCACTGCGAACTGCAGTCAAGCTGGCACTGAGGTCAGGTAAGGTGATTGCCAATTGTTGGGTTTCCAATTGGCGTAAAACTTTGATGGCGTTGTCGGTGGTGGGGGCTTTTGCATCAAAAAATTGCTGTAGATAGCGCACGGTGGCTGTGATGTCGGCACGGAAGGCCGCTTCGTTCCGTAATAGGAGTGCTGAGCGAGCATTTAAAAGGCGCAGTTTGATATTTTCGCGTAAAAAGAAACCTTGCTCAGGCGAAAGCAAAATCAAATCGGGCTGGTCAATCCGGCGAATTTGAATGAGTTGCTTAAATTCATGCCAAACCTCTGCGCCAAATTGTTGAACCGAGTTATGGTTTGGATTGGCTTTGAATGGATTGTCTTTGGGATTGTGCCCCGCATCAACGAGCAGCGGCAAACGCTCAACACCGTCAATTAGGCTATTGAGTTTAGCAGTTACACCAATCACGTCGACGTAAGGCGTGCTCTTGAGTGTATTGATGTCTTGTGTGAGGGCTTGGCGCACGCTGATTAGCTCAGGACGATTTAAGCGCAGCAATTGTTGATCAATATTGTTGAGCGCGGTCAGTGCGCTATTCACGTCACCCGCGATTTGCAGCTGCTGGCTGGCAAACGACAGCATTTGCTCGATTTCAGCCAAGCTGTGCAATGCTTCGCCACGCGTGAGCGTGTCATACATATTGTTGAGTGATTCTTGGCGCGCTAAAGCTTCGGCTTGCTTACCTTCTTGCACGGTGAGTCGCGCTAATAGTTGTTGCTGAGTTTGGTTTTGTGCCACGGCTTGTGCACGTAACTCTTGTTGTAGTTTGTTATTGCTAGCGAGTTCACGACTCAAATCGAGTTTGAGTGTTTCCATCGCATTTTGTTGGTATAGCCAAGCGCCGCCACTGGCCAGAAGTGCGACCAAGGCCAAAATCAGCGCCGGTTGCGGCAAGCTGCGACGCGGTGGCTGGCTGAGTGCAGCGGAAAAAGTATTGGATGCGTTGTCTTGATTCATCAGGCTCTACACTTTTAGAGATTACTCTTTTGGAGATAAAACCGGTGCAAAATACCGGCAAATCGAATGGGTAATGCCATCATCACCCGCCTCGGTTTGCACGATATTGTTGGCCCCATTGGCCTGCAGTGCCTCGGCAATTCGGTGGTGCGGAACAAAATATAATGCACATTGTAGCTTGTGGCGCGTCTCGCCTCCAGCCCAGTTGAATAAGTGTTGTGCCGCTTCTGAACTGGAAATGACAATGCCATCACAGCCTAGTTGCAATTGACGTTCGATTTCGCTTGCATCGAGCGTAGGGGCGCTACGCTGATACGCTGTCACTAAAGTAACATCAGCACCCGCAGCGCTTAAACCGGCCGGCAGAATATCGCGCCCACCATTCCCGCGAAACAGTACGATTTTTTGGCCAGTTTGTGCGCCGAGTTCTTTTAGTAACCCTTCGCCATCAAATTGTGTGGCGGGGCAGATGATGTGCTTCACCCCTAGCTCCGCCGCTCGTTTTGCGCTGCCAGGACCAACCACCGCAACGGGTAAATCGCTCGGCCATGGTGTACTTAGCTTGGTAAAGACCGCATTTAAAGCTGAAGGGCTAATAAATACCGCTAAATCAAATTGATTCAAGCAGGCAATCGCATCGTCCAATTGACCTTGATCGATGGCAGGGCTGATGGTAAGTAGTGGTGAGGTATAAGTCTGCGCGCCATTTTTAATAATGGCTTCAGTCAAATACCTGGCTTGATCTGCTGGTCGGGTAATCCATATCCGATAGCCGCTCAGTGGCAAACTCATGGCGCGAGTTGTTTGAGAATCTCGCGTGCGCCTTCGGTACACAATAAATCGGCAACAATACGGCCCAAGCCATCGGCTGCGGCGTGCGAACCATTGGATTCTGCGACGACGCGGTGGCTACCATCGGGCATGGCGACTAAGCCGCGCAGTCGTAAAAAGCCTTCTTCATCGGTGGCATAAGCAGCCAGTGGAATTTGGCATGAGCCATTCAAACGGCGTGATAAAGCGCGTTCAGCGGTGACGCAAGCGGCAGTGATCGCATGATTGAACGGCGAAAGTAGCGCCATTAAATCCGCACGATCCGCACGAATTTCAATGCCGACGGCACCTTGGCCTGGGGCGGGTAAACTGATTTCTGGCGATAGTTCGCAGGTGATTCGTTCCGCTAAACCCAAGCGTTTTAAACCTGCTGCGGCGAGAATAATCGCGTCAAACTCAGCGTCATCAAGTTTTTTGAGGCGTGTACCGACGTTGCCGCGCAGAGGCTTGACGACTAAATGAGGGTAAAGGGCGCGGATTTGGCTTTCACGGCGTAGGCTGGCTGTACCCACAATGGCGCCTTCCGGTAATTCATCCGGATGTTTGTAGCGATTCGAAACAAAGGCGTCGCGTGGATCTTCGCGCTCACCAATCGCCGCCAAGGCAAAGCCTTCTGGCAATACCATCGGTACATCTTTCATTGAATGTACGGCTAAATCGGCACGACCCTCAACCATCGCTTGTTCGAGTTCTTTAACGAACAAGCCTTTGCCGCCGATTTTATTGAGCGTGACATCAAGAATTTTATCGCCTTGCGTCGTGATGCCCAATAGTTCAACGTTCAGCGTCGGATAAGTGCTTTCTAGCCAAGATTTCACATGATGAGCTTGCCACAAGGCCAATGGGCTTTCGCGGGTGGCGATGACCACTTTAGAGGGCAGGGTTGGGCTCATATGAACATCCTTCGGCAAACTTGAAAAACAGCAGTTTAACATGGCCGCTGCCGCACTGAACTTGGATTGCGGCTGCGGCGCGGATCAAGTGCTGGTTTTAGGCGGCTTTGGTTCTTGTGGTGCCAACTCCAGCGATGGTTCATCCCAGCTTAAGTTCGCGTCGTTAGCATCAAATGGCGGCAAGAGATCAACTTCAAAGAAAGCCTCTGCGTCAAACTCTGTGTTGATTGTGCCACTGCCTTGAATTTGATGGTTAGTGGGATCGGGCAGCTGAAAATCGAGCGAGATTTCTTCAATCGGCGGAGCCGCAGTCACTGCAGCGGCTACGTACGCGCCTTTAACTTCTGGTTTGGGTTCTAGGAAGGCACGCATCATTGATGCGGGGCTAGCCTCAGGGTGAATGTCTAAATCGACATGGGGTGCTGGCGGACGAGTACTGTCGGCCACTTCGCTGAGTGGGTTTTCAGTTCGGCGATAAAGGTGATTGTCCGGATCAAGTTTTGCGCCAATATTACGCACCAATTCCCAATCGGCTTCGTCTTTGACCACTAAGCGTAGGTTTTTGGCGAGCGCCGCATACTCGGTTTTCATGCCTTGTTGGCGGAAGACCCGAAATAGCATCAGCCAGCGTTCAATGTCTTCTGGGTCTTCATCAATGGTCTTGTACAATAAATCAATCGCCTCAGAAACATCACCTTGTGCCAGCATAATTTGTATTTGTGCTAGATCATTACTGCCGTAGTCACTGACTTCAATCCCTTGGCCTGGCGCATGCAGCATCGACATC contains these protein-coding regions:
- a CDS encoding YecA/YgfB family protein, which gives rise to MSLLLDQPLTDEEMDQLDQFLYSDAVGKDAMSLSMLHGYLTAILIGPASVMPSQWLGQIWDRPEAAIFAMPEGDAIINLVMRLYNQIADELAQDPPVYEPLLYWEDESMQNSSIEEWSLGFCFGAGLAEDEWQPLIDEEEGQFMFMAIMSGSDDEMREDMVKEGIDLVRHDNEVAEQIPEMVIEIRDFFRENTESARSKHQLH
- the ychF gene encoding redox-regulated ATPase YchF, with the translated sequence MSLKCGIVGLPNVGKSTLFNALTNSGIEAANYPFCTIEPNVGIVEVPDPRLAELAKIVNPQKIQSAIVEFVDIAGLVAGASKGEGLGNQFLANIRETDAIVNVVRCFENDNIIHVAGRVDPIDDIIVIGTELALADMNTVEKAIQRDGKKARSGDKEALASIAVLEKLLPHLNEGLPARSLKLSDEEKAAIKPLCLLTIKPAMYVANVAEDGFENNSLLDKVRAHAEAEGAPVVAVCASIESEIAELDEADKVEFLESLGQDEPGLNRLIRAGYELLGLQTYFTAGVKEVRAWTIHKGDTGPQAAGVIHTDFERGFIRAQTIAFEDFIAYKGEQGAKEAGKMRAEGKEYVVKDGDVLNFLFNV
- a CDS encoding oxidative damage protection protein, translated to MSRTVQCVKLGREAEGLDFPPLPGELGKKVYDAVSKEAWAAWVKHQTMLINENRLSLADPSARKYLQQQLENYFFGSGADAIQGYVPQ
- the ppk1 gene encoding polyphosphate kinase 1, whose translation is MTYKPADNQLLLNRELGLLEFNRRVLAQAEDVRNPLLERLKFLCIVSSNLDEFFEVRMAWLKENMRLNPSRLLPEGMTPHQAFDLVAKEAHDLVERQYRILRENVFPAMETEGIYFFRRSLWTDAQRAWVKDFFFRELMPILTPIGLDPSHPFPRLSNKILNFIVELEGRDAFGRNSGIAIVQAPRILPRFVKMPDEIAGTQHGFVFLSSILHAHIDELFAGMHVLGCYQFRVTRDSDVSVDDEDIKDLRAAIEGELSQRPYGDAVRLELADNCPRHLQDFLSEQFGLHADDIYRVNGPVNMVRLMQVPDQVDRPDLKFLPFMPGIPPELRKQADFFAAIRHGDILLHHPYQSFTPVVDLLQQAARDPHVVALKMTIYRTGAESVLMDALQEAAARGKEVTVVVELMARFDEEANINWAAKLERAGAHVVYGVYGYKTHAKMLLIVRREEGQLKRYAHVGTGNYHPRTAKLYTDFGLLTANSEITSDVNDVFMQLTGLGLAGDHHQLWQAPFTLHSKFISAIDREIEHAKAGKKAVIIAKMNSLLEPSIIDKLYEASTAGVTIHLIVRGVCALRPGIPGVSENIRVRSIIGRFLEHHRVFYFLNDGEENVYLSSADWMGRNLFRRIEIAFPILNPKVKRRVIRESLRPFLVDNTQAWEMLSDGRYRRKVARGDKIRSAQGQLLADLAAGERT
- a CDS encoding SixA phosphatase family protein — protein: MDLILWRHADAEDGVDDLARPLTPKGIKQAKKVATWLREQLKDAAEYRVIASEAVRSQATAQQLRADFEINAKINPGCHNACYLEVARWPRDIGKFVVVVGHQPNLGEVAALLLTGKELEWNTRKGGIWWIQRKVMDDGRVKYVLKAALSPDLL
- a CDS encoding heme biosynthesis HemY N-terminal domain-containing protein → MKFLIWFIGLFALAVGLTLFAEFNSGYALIFLPPWRVEISLNIFIVLLITSVILLYLALRMFAELSGLPERVRQYRARQQERASVQLEREARIAFYEGRYQRAERLASEAFAAALHADDAFAANGLLGARAAHAMRDYDKRNTYFEKLQARLGQQHLATLMSMADLFLDERRYNEASQAIVAAREITPKLTAAMKIELRLRQKERNPEAVLKLVEQLTRSDAMDAEQAAHIRIAAYQQQLRQHPMTARELKDWSRKLPETERLNPQLTASVASQYQEQGESLLARDTLAAAIDAEWSAELIEQYGQLDLTGEALTQQLQQAEQWLKLHPNDHRLLLTLGRLCSQRELWGKAQTYFEASIAIKATAIAHAELAGLLDFLERNEESNFHYRASLAIALAK
- a CDS encoding uroporphyrinogen-III C-methyltransferase — translated: MNQDNASNTFSAALSQPPRRSLPQPALILALVALLASGGAWLYQQNAMETLKLDLSRELASNNKLQQELRAQAVAQNQTQQQLLARLTVQEGKQAEALARQESLNNMYDTLTRGEALHSLAEIEQMLSFASQQLQIAGDVNSALTALNNIDQQLLRLNRPELISVRQALTQDINTLKSTPYVDVIGVTAKLNSLIDGVERLPLLVDAGHNPKDNPFKANPNHNSVQQFGAEVWHEFKQLIQIRRIDQPDLILLSPEQGFFLRENIKLRLLNARSALLLRNEAAFRADITATVRYLQQFFDAKAPTTDNAIKVLRQLETQQLAITLPDLSASLTAVRSARTTAERAKP
- a CDS encoding uroporphyrinogen-III synthase → MSLPLSGYRIWITRPADQARYLTEAIIKNGAQTYTSPLLTISPAIDQGQLDDAIACLNQFDLAVFISPSALNAVFTKLSTPWPSDLPVAVVGPGSAKRAAELGVKHIICPATQFDGEGLLKELGAQTGQKIVLFRGNGGRDILPAGLSAAGADVTLVTAYQRSAPTLDASEIERQLQLGCDGIVISSSEAAQHLFNWAGGETRHKLQCALYFVPHHRIAEALQANGANNIVQTEAGDDGITHSICRYFAPVLSPKE
- the hemC gene encoding hydroxymethylbilane synthase; amino-acid sequence: MSPTLPSKVVIATRESPLALWQAHHVKSWLESTYPTLNVELLGITTQGDKILDVTLNKIGGKGLFVKELEQAMVEGRADLAVHSMKDVPMVLPEGFALAAIGEREDPRDAFVSNRYKHPDELPEGAIVGTASLRRESQIRALYPHLVVKPLRGNVGTRLKKLDDAEFDAIILAAAGLKRLGLAERITCELSPEISLPAPGQGAVGIEIRADRADLMALLSPFNHAITAACVTAERALSRRLNGSCQIPLAAYATDEEGFLRLRGLVAMPDGSHRVVAESNGSHAAADGLGRIVADLLCTEGAREILKQLAP